The proteins below come from a single Dehalococcoidia bacterium genomic window:
- a CDS encoding 2-hydroxymuconate tautomerase — translation MPIVRVEMWPGRTRKQKAELAKAITDAIVKIVKSPPEATTVVFEDVAKENWAIGGKLASDA, via the coding sequence ATGCCAATCGTTAGAGTTGAGATGTGGCCCGGCAGGACCCGGAAGCAGAAGGCGGAGTTGGCCAAGGCGATAACGGATGCGATCGTGAAAATCGTCAAGTCGCCGCCGGAGGCCACTACAGTCGTATTTGAGGACGTGGCCAAAGAGAACTGGGCTATCGGCGGCAAGCTCGCTTCCGATGCGTGA
- a CDS encoding metallophosphoesterase family protein — protein sequence MRYAILADIHGNLDAFRAVLRDIDERGGVDELWCLGDMVGYGPEPSTCLDIIREHPHICVAGNHDWAAAGKIDTADFNPDAAAACEWTAIQLNQSDKQYLQNLPLTLVRGDFTLAHGSPLDPLYEYIFSVVSAEDNLLSVGTAHCLIGHTHVPAVFSYCEGICRKESLLPVLQLGGRMIVNPGGVGQPRDGDPRASYAIYDDAERVIYSYRVPYDIAAVQEKMREAGLPEYLSLRLSDGL from the coding sequence ATGCGTTACGCGATACTTGCCGATATTCACGGCAATCTGGATGCCTTCCGGGCGGTGCTGCGGGACATCGACGAAAGGGGAGGGGTCGATGAACTGTGGTGCCTGGGCGACATGGTCGGCTATGGTCCCGAGCCCTCGACCTGCCTGGATATTATCAGAGAGCATCCTCATATCTGTGTGGCGGGCAACCATGACTGGGCCGCCGCCGGTAAGATAGACACTGCGGATTTCAATCCGGATGCGGCGGCGGCTTGCGAGTGGACGGCCATTCAGTTGAATCAGTCGGATAAGCAATACTTGCAGAATCTTCCGTTAACATTAGTCCGCGGCGATTTCACCCTGGCGCATGGCAGTCCGCTCGATCCCCTCTATGAATATATCTTCTCCGTCGTGAGCGCGGAGGACAACCTGCTAAGCGTCGGCACGGCGCATTGCCTTATAGGGCACACTCATGTGCCGGCTGTCTTTTCGTACTGCGAGGGGATTTGCCGTAAGGAATCGCTGCTTCCGGTGTTGCAGCTGGGCGGGCGGATGATCGTAAACCCCGGCGGGGTGGGCCAGCCCCGCGACGGCGATCCCAGAGCAAGCTATGCTATCTATGACGATGCCGAGCGGGTTATCTACAGCTACCGCGTACCTTACGATATAGCCGCGGTGCAGGAGAAGATGAGGGAGGCCGGACTGCCGGAGTACCTGTCGCTGAGATTGAGCGACGGCCTGTGA